One Misgurnus anguillicaudatus chromosome 22, ASM2758022v2, whole genome shotgun sequence DNA segment encodes these proteins:
- the aifm3 gene encoding apoptosis-inducing factor 3 isoform X2, whose amino-acid sequence MGGCFSKPKEEVKVELALLEKEKEVDLLSPNGKASPFSECRPNGSLGHCSDEDAVTLQPQRKHRDYIEASVCHVRDLENGQMREVDLGTGRALLIKKHGEYFAMGHKCPHYGAPLVKGVLSKGRVRCPWHGACFNIATGDIEDFPGLDSLPTFQVRVEKEKVIVRANKQALQTQRRTKAMSKCSAVINSSSGFSHVLIIGSGPAALVCAETLRQEGFTDRVVICTTDKHPPYDRPKLSKSLESTAEQLQMRSSEFFQTYDIELLLEKEAVSVDVKSKTVLFRDGFKMEYRKLLIATGSRPKPLSYKGKDVGNVFHLRTPEDANSIAALASNKNAVIVGTSFIGMEVAAALTDKAHSVSVIGIDAVPFRKALGEKVGKVLMKLFELNRVKFYMLNEVWEMRGHNGQLKEVVLKSGKVLRADVCVIGTGSSPATAFLKQSGIHMDSKGFIPVNKTMHTNMDGVFAAGDVVTFPLALRSNKKVNIPHWQMAHVHGRVAALSMMGKPSEIKAVPYFWTAMFGKSIRYAGYGDGFDDVVIQGDLDELKFVAFYTKSEEVVAVASMNYDPIVSRVAEVFGSGKTIRKRDVETGDMSWLIEKGPQ is encoded by the exons ATGGGAGGATGCTTCTCCAAACCCAAAGAAG AGGTCAAAGTTGAGCTCGCTCTTTTGGAGAAAGAGAAGGAAGTCGACCTGTTGTCTCCTAACGGAAAGGCCAGTCCGTTTTCAGAATGCAGACCTAACGGATCGCTGGGACATTGTTCGGACGAGGACGCCGTGACTCTGCAGCCACAGCGCAAACACAGAGACTACATAGAGGCGTCTGTTTGTCACGTCAGAGACCTTGAAAATGGGCA AATGCGTGAAGTCGATTTGGGAACAGGCCGAGCTCTGCTTATAAAGAAACACGGAGAGTATTTTGCCATGGGACATAAATGCCCACATTATGGTGCTCCACTGGTTAAAG GTGTGCTGTCGAAAGGGCGCGTGAGATGTCCATGGCACGGGGCGTGCTTTAACATCGCTACGGGTGATATTGAGGATTTTCCTGGGTTAGACAGTTTGCCCACCTTCCAG GTTAGAGTTGAAAAGGAGAAGGTGATTGTAAGAGCAAACAAGCAG GCCCTTCAAACCCAGCGGCGGACAAAGGCCATGTCAAAGTGTTCTGCTGTCATTAATTCCAGCAGTGGATTCAGTCATGTTCTCATCATTGGATCAG GTCCTGCTGCTCTGGTGTGCGCTGAGACTCTGAGGCAGGAGGGTTTTACCGATCGTGTTGTGATTTGCACCACGGACAAACATCCACCATACGACAGGCCTAAACTGAGTAAG TCTTTGGAGAGCACAGCCGAGCAGCTACAGATGAGATCCTCTGAGTTTTTTCAGACGTATGATATTGAGCTACTGTTAGAAAAAGAG GCTGTCTCTGTCGATGTAAAATCCAAGACTGTGTTGTTTCGGGATGGTTTTAAAATGGAGTATCGAAAACTCTTAATCGCCACAGGCAGCAG ACCAAAACCTTTAAGCTACAAAGGGAAAGATGTGGGAAATGTGTTTCATCTCAGAACACCAGAAGATGCCAACAGCATCGCTGCCCTCGCCAGCAATAAGAATGCCGTCATTGTGGGAACTTCATTTATTG GTATGGAGGTGGCCGCGGCTCTGACAGATAAAGCTCATTCGGTCTCTGTCATCGGTATAGATGCGGTGCCATTCCGGAAAGCACTTGGAGAAAAAGTTGGGAAAGTCTTGATGAAG CTGTTTGAATTAAACAGAGTGAAGTTTTACATGTTGAATGAGGTGTGGGAGATGAGAGGCCATAATGGACAG TTAAAAGAAGTGGTTCTGAAAAGTGGCAAAGTCTTACGAGCAGATGTCTGTGTTATTGGTACAG GCTCAAGTCCAGCCACTGCATTTCTTAAGCAAAGTGGGATTCACATGGACTCCAAGGGCTTCATCCCAGTTAATAAG ACCATGCACACCAACATGGACGGGGTATTTGCCGCAGGCGATGTGGTAACATTTCCCCTGGCTCTACGCAGCAATAAGAAGGTGAACATTCCCCACTGGCAGATGGCACATGTACACG GGAGGGTGGCCGCTCTTAGCATGATGGGAAAGCCCTCAGAAATTAAAGCGGTGCCTTATTTCTGGACAGCCATGTTTGGGAAAAGCATACGATATGCAG GTTACGGCGATGGCTTCGATGACGTCGTCATCCAGGGAGATTTGGATGAGCTAAAATTTGTGGCATTTTACACAAA GAGTGAAGAGGTGGTAGCGGTGGCCAGTATGAACTACGACCCCATTGTGTCACGGGTTGCTGAAGTCTTCGGCTCTGGAAAGACGATTAGGAAACGTGATGTGGA
- the aifm3 gene encoding apoptosis-inducing factor 3 isoform X1, with product MGGCFSKPKEVEVKVELALLEKEKEVDLLSPNGKASPFSECRPNGSLGHCSDEDAVTLQPQRKHRDYIEASVCHVRDLENGQMREVDLGTGRALLIKKHGEYFAMGHKCPHYGAPLVKGVLSKGRVRCPWHGACFNIATGDIEDFPGLDSLPTFQVRVEKEKVIVRANKQALQTQRRTKAMSKCSAVINSSSGFSHVLIIGSGPAALVCAETLRQEGFTDRVVICTTDKHPPYDRPKLSKSLESTAEQLQMRSSEFFQTYDIELLLEKEAVSVDVKSKTVLFRDGFKMEYRKLLIATGSRPKPLSYKGKDVGNVFHLRTPEDANSIAALASNKNAVIVGTSFIGMEVAAALTDKAHSVSVIGIDAVPFRKALGEKVGKVLMKLFELNRVKFYMLNEVWEMRGHNGQLKEVVLKSGKVLRADVCVIGTGSSPATAFLKQSGIHMDSKGFIPVNKTMHTNMDGVFAAGDVVTFPLALRSNKKVNIPHWQMAHVHGRVAALSMMGKPSEIKAVPYFWTAMFGKSIRYAGYGDGFDDVVIQGDLDELKFVAFYTKSEEVVAVASMNYDPIVSRVAEVFGSGKTIRKRDVETGDMSWLIEKGPQ from the exons ATGGGAGGATGCTTCTCCAAACCCAAAGAAG TAGAGGTCAAAGTTGAGCTCGCTCTTTTGGAGAAAGAGAAGGAAGTCGACCTGTTGTCTCCTAACGGAAAGGCCAGTCCGTTTTCAGAATGCAGACCTAACGGATCGCTGGGACATTGTTCGGACGAGGACGCCGTGACTCTGCAGCCACAGCGCAAACACAGAGACTACATAGAGGCGTCTGTTTGTCACGTCAGAGACCTTGAAAATGGGCA AATGCGTGAAGTCGATTTGGGAACAGGCCGAGCTCTGCTTATAAAGAAACACGGAGAGTATTTTGCCATGGGACATAAATGCCCACATTATGGTGCTCCACTGGTTAAAG GTGTGCTGTCGAAAGGGCGCGTGAGATGTCCATGGCACGGGGCGTGCTTTAACATCGCTACGGGTGATATTGAGGATTTTCCTGGGTTAGACAGTTTGCCCACCTTCCAG GTTAGAGTTGAAAAGGAGAAGGTGATTGTAAGAGCAAACAAGCAG GCCCTTCAAACCCAGCGGCGGACAAAGGCCATGTCAAAGTGTTCTGCTGTCATTAATTCCAGCAGTGGATTCAGTCATGTTCTCATCATTGGATCAG GTCCTGCTGCTCTGGTGTGCGCTGAGACTCTGAGGCAGGAGGGTTTTACCGATCGTGTTGTGATTTGCACCACGGACAAACATCCACCATACGACAGGCCTAAACTGAGTAAG TCTTTGGAGAGCACAGCCGAGCAGCTACAGATGAGATCCTCTGAGTTTTTTCAGACGTATGATATTGAGCTACTGTTAGAAAAAGAG GCTGTCTCTGTCGATGTAAAATCCAAGACTGTGTTGTTTCGGGATGGTTTTAAAATGGAGTATCGAAAACTCTTAATCGCCACAGGCAGCAG ACCAAAACCTTTAAGCTACAAAGGGAAAGATGTGGGAAATGTGTTTCATCTCAGAACACCAGAAGATGCCAACAGCATCGCTGCCCTCGCCAGCAATAAGAATGCCGTCATTGTGGGAACTTCATTTATTG GTATGGAGGTGGCCGCGGCTCTGACAGATAAAGCTCATTCGGTCTCTGTCATCGGTATAGATGCGGTGCCATTCCGGAAAGCACTTGGAGAAAAAGTTGGGAAAGTCTTGATGAAG CTGTTTGAATTAAACAGAGTGAAGTTTTACATGTTGAATGAGGTGTGGGAGATGAGAGGCCATAATGGACAG TTAAAAGAAGTGGTTCTGAAAAGTGGCAAAGTCTTACGAGCAGATGTCTGTGTTATTGGTACAG GCTCAAGTCCAGCCACTGCATTTCTTAAGCAAAGTGGGATTCACATGGACTCCAAGGGCTTCATCCCAGTTAATAAG ACCATGCACACCAACATGGACGGGGTATTTGCCGCAGGCGATGTGGTAACATTTCCCCTGGCTCTACGCAGCAATAAGAAGGTGAACATTCCCCACTGGCAGATGGCACATGTACACG GGAGGGTGGCCGCTCTTAGCATGATGGGAAAGCCCTCAGAAATTAAAGCGGTGCCTTATTTCTGGACAGCCATGTTTGGGAAAAGCATACGATATGCAG GTTACGGCGATGGCTTCGATGACGTCGTCATCCAGGGAGATTTGGATGAGCTAAAATTTGTGGCATTTTACACAAA GAGTGAAGAGGTGGTAGCGGTGGCCAGTATGAACTACGACCCCATTGTGTCACGGGTTGCTGAAGTCTTCGGCTCTGGAAAGACGATTAGGAAACGTGATGTGGA